A genomic region of Melanotaenia boesemani isolate fMelBoe1 chromosome 13, fMelBoe1.pri, whole genome shotgun sequence contains the following coding sequences:
- the ampd2b gene encoding AMP deaminase 2 isoform X2, with protein sequence MDGKYKEIAEELFSRSLAESEMRSAPYEFPEDSPIEQLEEKRHRLERQISQDVKFEPDILLRAKQEFMKTDSATDLEFMKEQSQAPDQQEREPVPEREYQRVTISGEEKCGVPFTDLLDAAKCVVKALFIRQKYMGLSLQSFCRTTARYLQELSERPLDLDIYEEEIPEATVTANATVHPPASKTHPYENQDPASMPPDVGYGCKMVDGVMHVYTTRNIMEKSTELDLPYPDLQEYIADMNVMMALIINGPVKSFCYRRLQYLSSKFQMHILLNEMKELAAQKKVPHRDFYNIRKVDTHIHASSCMNQKHLLRFIKRAMKKYPKEIVHVERGKGQTLMEVFESMNLTAFDLSVDTLDMHADRNTFHRFDKFNAKYNPIGESILREIFIKTDNYIEGKYFGHIIKEVMADLEESKYQNVELRLSIYGRSRDEWDKLAKWAVKHQVYSDNVRWLVQVPRLFDVYHTKKQLFNFQEMLENIFMPLFEVTVDPSSHPELHLFLQHVVGFDSVDDESKPEQHIFNLDSPLPVNWTEEDNPPYSYYLYYMYANMTVLNHLRRQRGFHTLVLRPHCGEAGPIHHLVSGFMLSENISHGLLLRKAPVLQYLYYLAQIGIAMSPLSNNSLFLSYHRNPLPEYLSRGLMVSLSTDDPLQFHFTKEPLMEEYSIAAQVWKLSSCDMCELARNSVLMSGFSHKVKSYWLGPNYIKEGQESNDIRRTNVPDIRVAYRYETMCEELNLITQAIRTDELETIEEEGTLSMVAVHAEK encoded by the exons ATGGATGGGAAATACAAGGAGATTGCCGAG GAGCTGTTCTCCCGCAGCCTGGCAGAGAGTGAGATGCGAAGCGCCCCCTATGAGTTTCCAGAGGACAGCCCCATCGAACAGCTGGAGGAGAAACGCCATCGCCTTGAGCGACAGATCAGCCAGGATGTCAA ATTTGAACCTGACATCCTCCTACGAGCCAAACAAGAGTTCATGAAAACTGACAGTGCCACTGATCTTGA ATTCATGAAGGAGCAGAGCCAGGCTCCTGATCAACAAGAAAGAGAACCGGTTCCAGAGAGAGAGTACCAACGAGTCACTATTTCTGGAGAAGAGAAATGTGGG GTTCCATTCACAGATCTGTTGGATGCTGCTAAGTGTGTAGTGAAGGCTCTGTTCATCAGACAAAAGTACATGGGCCTGTCACTGCAGAGCTTCTGTAGGACTACTGCTCGGTACCTGCAGGAGCTGAGCGAGAGACCTTTGGATTTAGATATCTATGAAGAGGAGATCCCAGAAGCCACAGTTACTGCAA atGCCACAGTGCACCCACCTGCTTCTAAAACACACCCATACGAGAACCAGGACCCTGCCAGCATGCCCCCTGATGTGGGTTACGGTTGTAAGATGGTGGATGGCGTCATGCATGTGTACACAACGAGGAACATTATGGAAAA GAGCACAGAGCTGGACCTTCCATATCCAGACCTGCAGGAGTACATCGCTGACATGAACGTCATGATGGCCCTCATCATCAATGGTCCAGT AAAGTCTTTCTGCTATCGTCGTTTGCAATATCTCAGCTCCAAATTCCAGATGCACATTTTGCTGAATGAGATGAAAGAGCTGGCAGCACAGAAAAAAGTCCCGCACCGAGATTTTTATAATATCCGTAAG GttgacacacacattcacgctTCATCTTGCATGAACCAGAAGCACCTCCTACGATTTATCAAAAGAGCCATGAAGAAGTATCCCAAAGAGATTGTGCATGTGGAAAGGGGCAAAGGTCAGACGCTCATGGAGGTGTTTGAGAGTATGAACCTGACTGCCTTCGACCTGAGTGTTGATACTCTGGACATGCATGCA GACCGTAACACTTTCCATCGGTTTGACAAGTTCAATGCCAAATACAATCCCATTGGTGAATCAATCCTGAGAGAAATCTTCATTAAAACAGACAACTACATTGAGGGAAAAtactttggtcacattattaaG GAGGTGATGGCTGACTTGGAGGAGAGCAAATACCAGAATGTAGAGCTCAGGCTGTCAATCTACGGACGCTCCAGAGATGAATGGGACAAGCTGGCCAAATGGGCCGTCAAACATCAGGTGTATTCTGACAACGTGCGCTGGCTTGTTCAAGTGCCACGGCTCTT TGACGTCTACCACACGAAGAAACAGCTGTTTAACTTCCAGGAGATGCTGGAGAATATCTTCATGCCTCTGTTTGAGGTTACAGTCGACCCCAGCAGCCACCCAGAGCTGCACCTCTTCCTTCAGCAC GTTGTTGGTTTTGACAGCGTGGATGATGAATCAAAACCAGAGCAACATATCTTCAACCTGGATAGTCCACTGCCAGTCAACTGGACAGAGGAGGACAACCCACCCTACTCATACTACCTCTACTATATGTATGCAAACATGACTGTGCTGAATCACCTGCGCAG GCAGCGGGGGTTTCACACACTCGTCCTACGTCCTCATTGCGGAGAGGCTGGGCCGATCCATCACCTGGTATCTGGTTTCATGCTGTCAGAGAATATCTCCCATGGGCTGCTGCTCAGAAAG GCTCCTGTGCTGCAGTACCTGTACTACTTGGCTCAGATTGGCATTGCCATGTCACCTCTCAGCAATAACAGCCTGTTCCTCAGCTACCATCGTAACCCTCTGCCAGAGTACCTCTCCAGAGGACTCATGGTCTCTCTGTCTACAGATGACCCTCTGCAGTTTCACTTCACCAAG GAGCCCTTGATGGAAGAATACAGCATCGCTGCACAAGTGTGGAAACTGAGCTCCTGTGACATGTGTGAGCTGGCCAGAAACAGTGTGTTGATGAGTGGATTCTCTCACAAG GTGAAGAGCTACTGGCTTGGTCCAAACTATATTAAAGAAGGACAAGAGAGTAATGACATCAGGCGCACCAATGTTCCTGACATCCGCGTAGCGTACCGTTATGAGACCATGTGTGAGGAGTTGAATTTAATCACACAGGCCATTCGCACAGACGAGCTGGAGACCATTGAGGAGGAAGGAACTCTAAGTATGGTAGCCGTGCATGCAGAGAAGTGA
- the ampd2b gene encoding AMP deaminase 2 isoform X1 gives MSSNVPSGTTAGGAGAKNKPLSPYKKRGSLQYTASTVDLRGPRRLLTSQHSLPGIPVALKQSIDLRTSMDGKYKEIAEELFSRSLAESEMRSAPYEFPEDSPIEQLEEKRHRLERQISQDVKFEPDILLRAKQEFMKTDSATDLEFMKEQSQAPDQQEREPVPEREYQRVTISGEEKCGVPFTDLLDAAKCVVKALFIRQKYMGLSLQSFCRTTARYLQELSERPLDLDIYEEEIPEATVTANATVHPPASKTHPYENQDPASMPPDVGYGCKMVDGVMHVYTTRNIMEKSTELDLPYPDLQEYIADMNVMMALIINGPVKSFCYRRLQYLSSKFQMHILLNEMKELAAQKKVPHRDFYNIRKVDTHIHASSCMNQKHLLRFIKRAMKKYPKEIVHVERGKGQTLMEVFESMNLTAFDLSVDTLDMHADRNTFHRFDKFNAKYNPIGESILREIFIKTDNYIEGKYFGHIIKEVMADLEESKYQNVELRLSIYGRSRDEWDKLAKWAVKHQVYSDNVRWLVQVPRLFDVYHTKKQLFNFQEMLENIFMPLFEVTVDPSSHPELHLFLQHVVGFDSVDDESKPEQHIFNLDSPLPVNWTEEDNPPYSYYLYYMYANMTVLNHLRRQRGFHTLVLRPHCGEAGPIHHLVSGFMLSENISHGLLLRKAPVLQYLYYLAQIGIAMSPLSNNSLFLSYHRNPLPEYLSRGLMVSLSTDDPLQFHFTKEPLMEEYSIAAQVWKLSSCDMCELARNSVLMSGFSHKVKSYWLGPNYIKEGQESNDIRRTNVPDIRVAYRYETMCEELNLITQAIRTDELETIEEEGTLSMVAVHAEK, from the exons TTGATCTCCGTGGACCACGTCGCCTCCTCACTTCCCAGCATTCCTTGCCTGGGATCCCAGTGGCCTTGAAACAATCCATTGACCTGCGCACTTCCATGGATGGGAAATACAAGGAGATTGCCGAG GAGCTGTTCTCCCGCAGCCTGGCAGAGAGTGAGATGCGAAGCGCCCCCTATGAGTTTCCAGAGGACAGCCCCATCGAACAGCTGGAGGAGAAACGCCATCGCCTTGAGCGACAGATCAGCCAGGATGTCAA ATTTGAACCTGACATCCTCCTACGAGCCAAACAAGAGTTCATGAAAACTGACAGTGCCACTGATCTTGA ATTCATGAAGGAGCAGAGCCAGGCTCCTGATCAACAAGAAAGAGAACCGGTTCCAGAGAGAGAGTACCAACGAGTCACTATTTCTGGAGAAGAGAAATGTGGG GTTCCATTCACAGATCTGTTGGATGCTGCTAAGTGTGTAGTGAAGGCTCTGTTCATCAGACAAAAGTACATGGGCCTGTCACTGCAGAGCTTCTGTAGGACTACTGCTCGGTACCTGCAGGAGCTGAGCGAGAGACCTTTGGATTTAGATATCTATGAAGAGGAGATCCCAGAAGCCACAGTTACTGCAA atGCCACAGTGCACCCACCTGCTTCTAAAACACACCCATACGAGAACCAGGACCCTGCCAGCATGCCCCCTGATGTGGGTTACGGTTGTAAGATGGTGGATGGCGTCATGCATGTGTACACAACGAGGAACATTATGGAAAA GAGCACAGAGCTGGACCTTCCATATCCAGACCTGCAGGAGTACATCGCTGACATGAACGTCATGATGGCCCTCATCATCAATGGTCCAGT AAAGTCTTTCTGCTATCGTCGTTTGCAATATCTCAGCTCCAAATTCCAGATGCACATTTTGCTGAATGAGATGAAAGAGCTGGCAGCACAGAAAAAAGTCCCGCACCGAGATTTTTATAATATCCGTAAG GttgacacacacattcacgctTCATCTTGCATGAACCAGAAGCACCTCCTACGATTTATCAAAAGAGCCATGAAGAAGTATCCCAAAGAGATTGTGCATGTGGAAAGGGGCAAAGGTCAGACGCTCATGGAGGTGTTTGAGAGTATGAACCTGACTGCCTTCGACCTGAGTGTTGATACTCTGGACATGCATGCA GACCGTAACACTTTCCATCGGTTTGACAAGTTCAATGCCAAATACAATCCCATTGGTGAATCAATCCTGAGAGAAATCTTCATTAAAACAGACAACTACATTGAGGGAAAAtactttggtcacattattaaG GAGGTGATGGCTGACTTGGAGGAGAGCAAATACCAGAATGTAGAGCTCAGGCTGTCAATCTACGGACGCTCCAGAGATGAATGGGACAAGCTGGCCAAATGGGCCGTCAAACATCAGGTGTATTCTGACAACGTGCGCTGGCTTGTTCAAGTGCCACGGCTCTT TGACGTCTACCACACGAAGAAACAGCTGTTTAACTTCCAGGAGATGCTGGAGAATATCTTCATGCCTCTGTTTGAGGTTACAGTCGACCCCAGCAGCCACCCAGAGCTGCACCTCTTCCTTCAGCAC GTTGTTGGTTTTGACAGCGTGGATGATGAATCAAAACCAGAGCAACATATCTTCAACCTGGATAGTCCACTGCCAGTCAACTGGACAGAGGAGGACAACCCACCCTACTCATACTACCTCTACTATATGTATGCAAACATGACTGTGCTGAATCACCTGCGCAG GCAGCGGGGGTTTCACACACTCGTCCTACGTCCTCATTGCGGAGAGGCTGGGCCGATCCATCACCTGGTATCTGGTTTCATGCTGTCAGAGAATATCTCCCATGGGCTGCTGCTCAGAAAG GCTCCTGTGCTGCAGTACCTGTACTACTTGGCTCAGATTGGCATTGCCATGTCACCTCTCAGCAATAACAGCCTGTTCCTCAGCTACCATCGTAACCCTCTGCCAGAGTACCTCTCCAGAGGACTCATGGTCTCTCTGTCTACAGATGACCCTCTGCAGTTTCACTTCACCAAG GAGCCCTTGATGGAAGAATACAGCATCGCTGCACAAGTGTGGAAACTGAGCTCCTGTGACATGTGTGAGCTGGCCAGAAACAGTGTGTTGATGAGTGGATTCTCTCACAAG GTGAAGAGCTACTGGCTTGGTCCAAACTATATTAAAGAAGGACAAGAGAGTAATGACATCAGGCGCACCAATGTTCCTGACATCCGCGTAGCGTACCGTTATGAGACCATGTGTGAGGAGTTGAATTTAATCACACAGGCCATTCGCACAGACGAGCTGGAGACCATTGAGGAGGAAGGAACTCTAAGTATGGTAGCCGTGCATGCAGAGAAGTGA